The Fischerella sp. PCC 9605 genome includes the window TCGGCAACAACAAACTGACGTAACACACCTGTAACTGCTACTTTCTCATCCTCAGTCACCTTTGGTTGTGGTTTGGTGTGCAAGACTAGTAAGTCTTGTCCACCTAGCAACTTGTCTTCATCCAGTGTAAAGGAGTTCACACCTGCAATATTTTCCACTTCACCTGTTACCGCCAGTCTTTTACCGTAGTATTGCTTGGGGTCTGTAGTAATTTCGCCAGGTTTCGGTGCTAGGGCCATTGATTGTGCAATAATTGCTGGTTTGTTTTCATACTCTACATACAAGTCCTGCTGTAAGTCTAAATCAAAGTCTCGCTCAATATCTGCCAGAACAAATTTGCGAACCTCACCCGTAACTTGAATGGGTGTATTTGGGTCAGTAGGAAAAGTAAATGGTTTACCTGTAGCATTTACAACTAGAATTGGTTCACTACCAAAGAATTGCCGATCGCTAATTGTGAAGGTTGATGGAGCAATTTTCCTGATCGGTTGACTTCTGACAGTTACGGTTTTACCAATCAGTTTATTTGTATTATCAGCGACTTCCTCAGTAGTGACATTATTTTCTGGCACTGCTGACTCTCGCTCTAAGTTATTGGTACAAGCTCCAAGCAGCACAGTAGAGAGTGCTAAAGCAGCCGCATTGGTTTTCCACAGTTTTTGGATCAAGCTACTATTTTGATTAGGCTTATTCATTACTAGTAAAATCTCCTTAAACTCAGTGTTGATTTTGTTCAAAATTAGTTCAATTACTCTCTTCCCGCGAAGAGATATTCTATTTTCATAAAGACCCAATCAGGTCAGCCAAAATCCACCCACTTTCCCATCTTTGAGGCTGAGTTTAGCTAATAAATCATCACCGCCATCTTTGAAAGTCAATTTCCACAAGTAAACTCGATAACCCTGCTGTCTCAGTTCTCCTAGGAAGACTGCCTCATACCCCTTCTTCATACGAGGAGCTAACTCTGCACTGACTCGCGTAAACATTTGCCGTGTAATGCCTTCTTTGAAGGCAGCATTTCCTGCAGCCACGAAATTATCGTAGTTATTTTCTTCGATAGCAGCCATAAGATTTGTGAAAGCTGTTTGCACAGATTTTTCGGGCTGATTACTCTGAGTTTGTCCTACTTGCTCTGCTATAACTGGTGCACTTTTTGTCTGAGCCAAAGCGAAAGGTGACACGGCAATAATTACTGCTACTGCAATGGCTAATCCAATCTTTCTCACTTGTTAATCTCCTTGAAGATTCCTTAAATTTAGCCAAGCATTACCCTATCTCTTCCTCAGCGATGTTGAGTATGATAATGTTTGCCCTGCCTACATTTCACCTTAACCGAGTGCCATTTGAGTACTTACCCCGAGTTAGTTCAAAAAGACCTGACCATCTCTTTGAATTCTCAATGCAGTATCACTGTTAGAAAAGTTAGCTGTTTCATCTAGAGTAATTGCCAGTACTCCTTCTGAGGAGGTAGGTATGGGTTTAGCCTGGATGAACCCTCCATCTTCACGTACCATTGTGACAGTCACAGGTGTTGGTAGATCTTGCAGGACATATTCTTCTCCACCTGCAAGAATTTGAGGTTGAGTATAGGCGATCGCTTGATAGGAAATACGAGCATTGGTATTATTTTTCAATCTCACATCTACTGTTCCTGCTGTTGGAGTAATGTTGGCGATGGCGTTTTGTCGGGTTTCTGGAGCAGGTATCGTTTGGCGATTAACAGGTAAACCCCCCGGTTCTACCAAAATCCTTGGCTGTACTACAACTCCTCCCTTCGGGTTCGCAGTCGCCTGCGGAGGGAAACCCTCCCGCAGCGCTGTCTCACCTTGTTCTCTTAATCGGAGAGTTGCAGCATTCGGTGGGCATCCCTCTGGAACCAAAACTCGATTATTGTGTGGTTCTTCGTAGAAAATGCGAGGACAGGGATTGAGTACAGAAGAGGGGGCTGCTGATGCAGCGAAGGGTATAATTGGCAGACCGATTAATAAACCGCCAAAAATACTTCCCAATAGCCCTTTCTTGCTTTTGATATTGAGATCTTGTGGATTCATAAAAGCCTACTTTCATTATATAAAAACCGACTAATTAGGAATGATGATGTTTCTATTCATTCAAAAATTGATAATCACAATCAAACAATCAATTAAATTGAAACAAAAAACTGTTGAATCACCCATATTAGTCTTGAGAAAAAGTTAAGCACCTCAACAACCAAAGGATTCGTAAAAATGGTTGTATTTTGAGCATAATTTCCAATAGTGGAAAACTGGTGAATAATTCAAGTATTTTGCAAAAGTACTACTGAAGAGATAGTGTCAATACCACTAGAAAATTTTCTCCTCTTCTTCTGATAGATAAAAAGGTAAACCTATAGACTGATGAATAACTATGTTTTGCGAGGGAAGCTAAATACAAATCTGCGTAAACAGAGTTGTAATTTTTTCAGGAGACAAAATGGCTATACAACGACGTAAACGTGCAGTTGGTACATTCCCCAACCGCCAAACCGCAGAAGAAGCGCTCTCCAGACTTAGAGATTCAGGTTTCCCTATGGATCGAGTCTCTGTATTGGCAAAGGATATAGATCGCAATGAGCAAATCGCTGGAGCTACTGTCAAAGATAAATCTGACATGAGCGATCGCGGTGATAATGAAGCTCAAGAAGGTGCTGGAATTGGTGCAGTCACAGGCACAGCTTTGGGTGGTATTGGTGGTTTACTCGTAGGCTTGGAAGCTTTAATTATTCCGGGAGTGGGGCCTTTTCTGGCAGCCGGAACTATAGCAACTACTTTGGCTGGTGCAGGTATTGGTGCAGCAGCAGGTGGTTTAGTAGGAGCGCTGACTGGTTTGGGTATTCCAGAAGAAGAAGCCAGAGCTTATGGTCAACGGGTATCCCAAGGTGAATTTTTAGTGATCGTAGATGGTAGTGAGGATGAAATTAACCGTGCTGGCTCTATTTTGAGGAATCAGGATATTCGAGATTGGGCCATATACGATGTATCTGGTGATGTGGCTTCTGCTGACATGAATGATATTGATCGGACTACACAGAGATATACAGGAACTACTACTGACGAGGGTGTAGTGGAAATTGTTGATAAGCGCAATGACCAACCTCGCTAGGCATCATTGGTGCGATCGCGTTCCAAATAAATTATGCTGCTGATTTTTGGGGCGATCGCATATCTATTGTGGAAAATCAATTTTACTCTTTGCCATTGCTTCTAAGCGAGCTGATCGCTCACTGATTTGAGTTGCAGCCAAATCGAACCCGTCTAAAGAAATGGCATTGCAATTGTTGTCCCTGCACGGTTGCCTCTTGATCGTCTACCCAGGCTTGCTGCAAACAAATGCCGTGTACGTGCAACTGGACGCTTTGATAAGGGAAGCCATAGTTTCCCTGCTGTTCCCACACAAGCTCTAAACTTTTCCCATGTCGGGTGAGGTAAAATAGGTCGAGTCGAGATTCTCCGTATCCATCTCCCGCATCAGTATATAGGGTGTAGGAATTTTGAATTTTAGATTTTGTTGGAGCCAGTGTGTTGCGGAGCCAATGCGTTGGAGGGTTTCCCTCTGCATTTTCTGCTCCCCCTGTTATCTTCACAGGTGGGTAGAGATGGAGAATGAGTTGCTGACCTTCCTCCATTGGCAATATACTTCCTGCCTTTACCAGTAATGGAATCTGTTCGAGCGGTGCTTCTAACTCAATCGTCTTTCCTCCTTCCATGATTGAATCATTCCAGAAGTTGTACCAATAGCCACTAGGCAGGAAGATCGTGCGCGATCGCTCTCCCTCTCGCATAATTGGACAGACCAGCAGCGCATCGCCTAGATAAAAAGCATCTTCTACATCCCAAAGGGAGCGATCGCTCCAATCAGACCAGAATAAAGGGCGCACGGGCGGATATCCTTTCTGAGCCGCCTCCCACGCCAAGGTATAGAAGTAAGGCATCAATCGGTAGCGTAATTGCAGGAAGCTACGGAGGATACTCAAGTAAGGCTCACCATAAGTCCAAGGGGTACGGGGAGCAACGCTAGTAGAACTGTGCGTCCGATAAAACATCAGAAACGTTGCCATCTGAAACCAACGCAGATATAGTTCTGCGGTTGGGTTGCCTTGAAAACCACCAATGTCAGGGCCACTGTAGGGAATACCTGATAGTCCCAACCCGACGACCGTCGCCACCGTCTGGCGCAACGCCTCCCAGGTAGAAACGGTATCCCCTGTCCAAGTCCAAGCATAGCGTTGCAAAGAAGCCCATCCCGAGCGCGACACAATGAAGGGACGTTGTTGGGATCGATATTGACGAATACTTTCGTAAGCGGCTTCAGCTTCTAGTAACCCGTAGACATTGTGTGCTTCACGATGATCGCCCCCTCTGCCTTCCAAACAATGCTGTGCAACTTGAGGAAGAGAGGGATCGCCCCAGGAAACGAATGTCGCCGGTTCATTCATATCATGCCAAAATCCTGCTACTCCTACATCCAGAAGATAAGCATATTGACGGCTCCACCAAGCGCGAACCTTGGGGTTAGTAAAGTCAGGAAATGCCAACGGGCCTGCCCACACTGGCGCGATCGCTAGCTCTCCAGTGGGGTAGGTACAAAAGCCATTCAGGACTTGTCCCTCTAGAAATAAATTGCTCTTACGGCTGGATTTTATGCCAGGGTTATTAATTGCAATCAATCGCACGCCTGTTTCTGCCAGTTCTCGAGTGAAACTGTCGATCTTGGGAAAGCGTTTGGGGTCAATCGTGAAGGCGCGATGCTCAACTTGGCAATCAATATCGAGATGAATAGCGCTCAACGGTAAATTATAGGTTTGAAATGCCTTCACTTCTTGGCGAACGTTTGCTTCTGTGCGGTATCCCCAGCGCGATTGGTGATAGCCTAATGCCCAGCGAGGAGGTAGCGGCGCACGACCTGTTAGCTGGGTATAGCGTTCGATCAGATGTGACGGCTCGCCAATCGTAAAGTAGTATCGGAGCGAGCCACCGGCAAAATTGGCGCTCGCCATATCTGCAAATGTAAATTCAGCGCGAAACGAGTTTTCATAAAAAATCAGGTAACTTCCCCAATCGTGCAATCCTAAGTAAACCGGAATACAGATGTATATTGGATCTGTTCCTGGAAAATACTTACCCCCAGGATCTTTGTTCCACATCTGGTAAGTTTTATGCTTTTGCAGTTCATCCTTGGCAGCGCGTAAATTTAGAGAAGATGCCCGTTCTCCTAACCCATAAATGCGTTCTTCTGAGCGCAATTGTGCTTGATGTAGCCATTTTTCCTCTTGTCGCTGGGGCGGTAGTTCTGCTCTGAGGGTTTGCCCTGCACGATCGCAAAACTTGAGGCTGCCATCTATACCAACAGTAACGCTCAAAGCCTCACTGGCGATCGCCCAGTTGTTGTCTAATTCTTCCAAGCTTGTTTCAACAGTCTGCCAATCCTGATTAGCAATTGCATAGGGAATTGGTGGAAGACCACCAAACCAGTTCACTCGTACAAAATCGGCACTCAGAAAAGAGATTTCCAACTCTGCTTGCTCGAAATAGAAGTAAGCACCTCGGTCTATTGCTTTAGCCTGAAGTAATTTTCCAGGTTGAATGACCGGATCTGAAGATGAGTCAGGAAGATATCGGCGATTGATGCGATCGCGTTTCCAAGAATAGAACAATGCGTGCGGTATATATTGTAGAAAAAACAGCGACTTGAGTACGAAATTTAATGTCAGCGATAGCTGTTTGAGGAAAGTCAAGCTCATATCAAAAAAATATCAAAATTCTTCGTAATTGTTAATTCGCGATCGCTCTAAGCATGAATTCCAGGATAAACATTGACTTTACACATTTTTGGTTATCTGTAAATTACTTCATGTGACTCAGAGTTTTAACTAACAATTACGATTTACTCAGTCATTTTTTCTAGGCTAATCATTGAGTTGCCGTCGTTCTTCTCCTCAAGGAATTAATCAATTCTCTATCTAAAGAGCGATCCATTTTTGAGCGATTCTTCATATAGTTAATTGGAATATTTACCTAAATACCAATCAATAATAAATCAACTTCTAGATAAATTTTGTTTGATAAATAAAGTCAATATTTCTTAGTGCAACGAGCGTATTGGTCTACAACAGAGCAGCCAGTAAGTAACTTAAAGACGTATGCAATTCTCCTCTCTTTATTTAACAATAACTAATCAACTGGCATCATTGGGATTCAAGCCCAAATACATTACAGAACTTGACTCAGCAACGACGGCACTGCGTGCGACTGCTAAATACCTGCATGGCAAAGAGTTGCGATCGGGGGGGTTTGCACCATCTTTGGTCGCTTCAATCACAGATGCCGTTAGCTATCTTCCCAAGCAACTTGGTAAAAATCTGTCTACTTTGTCAGGCTGGGTCAGTGCATCCTCGCCTAGTGTTATCGATGACGTGCGAGCAGAAACCATTTCTGAATGGATAGTAAACCAATATCCTCAACGCCGTTATCCTGCTGCCATGATTGGTTCTTCCAATGGCGCTGCCGTGCATCTGTGTGCAGCCCTTGGTATCCCTTGGTTGCCGCAAACGCTCCTCATATCTTTGCGACACCGTGTTGACCCTGATGAACCAAAACAAGAACTAGAGTGGGCTAAAGCACCAGCCCAACGACTGCTGGCAAAGAATCCTGACCTGTGCGTGTACCAAATGCACGACCCGAATCAGGATCGCTTAAAAGTTCCCCGTGTGACTTATTTCCGAATTAAGCGCACCCGTCTTGGCAGGAAATTCAAGCAGTTTCTCAAAGAGAATTTAGAGCCAGGGGCTACGCTATTCTTACTTGAGTGTCAATATAGTTGGTTATCAACACAAGTTGCAGATCGCCATGTCTTCCAGTTTGGTGGCAAAGGTGAATTAGCTCCAGAAGATTATTTTCAGCACAGCCAGCAGATCGCTGAGTTCCTCCGACAGAACGGATCTAAGCACCGATATTGGGAACCACCCGTCCCCGATGGTAGATTGCCAGAGTCAGAGTGGGGATTTGAAGGTTCCTTACGCGACGATGTAGAGCAATTTGCCCGCGAACATGGATATCGTATTCGTCGGATTGTTTTCGATTTTCCCCAAGATATGAGTCCATTAGTGGCTGACTTATATCGTTGGTGGTATCACCAACGCAGCTTACCCAGCGATCGCCTTTTGGTAGAATCGTTTGTTTACCTTCAGCCTTGGTGGGTGTTACGCCTCGGACTAGTGCCATTTTGGACAGTGTTCAACGATCGCATGTCAGCAAATCGGCTCAATAACTATTTGGATGCCACCAAGCCCTACAATGAAATGTACATGACTCTGTTCTCGAATGGTCTGCGAGCGCTCGGTCAGGCTTCGCTCGATGAATGGCGGTCTATTCTTAATCGCGCCCGCGATCGCGGTCAGTTTATTGGCGTGAACGAGCAGACGTATCCTGGCGACCTGGCATCATACACCCGCCACTACACCGATCTGAAGCAACTCGACGAGCGTTACCCAATGCCAGAACCGCTAACGCTACAACAACTTGATAACTTTTTAGTACAAGTAGGCGATCGCTACCCGGTTCAATGGATTGACCAGTATTGTCAGGTTTAATACTATTACTCTAGCCACTCAATTAATCCAAGAGAAGTAACTCCACCAAAAAAGTGAGCACCAATCATATTTATATTTGCTAGCATTACAAAAATATCCAGCGAACGAATGACATTTTCCGGGTTATAAACTGCTACTCCTTGCGGTTGGGCTAAAGCTTTAGATAGTACAATCGCAACTGTCTCTTCAGATCCAATAAAAGCTATTAATAACCCTACCAAGCTGACTATTAATCCAAT containing:
- a CDS encoding glycoside hydrolase family 31 protein, which encodes MTFLKQLSLTLNFVLKSLFFLQYIPHALFYSWKRDRINRRYLPDSSSDPVIQPGKLLQAKAIDRGAYFYFEQAELEISFLSADFVRVNWFGGLPPIPYAIANQDWQTVETSLEELDNNWAIASEALSVTVGIDGSLKFCDRAGQTLRAELPPQRQEEKWLHQAQLRSEERIYGLGERASSLNLRAAKDELQKHKTYQMWNKDPGGKYFPGTDPIYICIPVYLGLHDWGSYLIFYENSFRAEFTFADMASANFAGGSLRYYFTIGEPSHLIERYTQLTGRAPLPPRWALGYHQSRWGYRTEANVRQEVKAFQTYNLPLSAIHLDIDCQVEHRAFTIDPKRFPKIDSFTRELAETGVRLIAINNPGIKSSRKSNLFLEGQVLNGFCTYPTGELAIAPVWAGPLAFPDFTNPKVRAWWSRQYAYLLDVGVAGFWHDMNEPATFVSWGDPSLPQVAQHCLEGRGGDHREAHNVYGLLEAEAAYESIRQYRSQQRPFIVSRSGWASLQRYAWTWTGDTVSTWEALRQTVATVVGLGLSGIPYSGPDIGGFQGNPTAELYLRWFQMATFLMFYRTHSSTSVAPRTPWTYGEPYLSILRSFLQLRYRLMPYFYTLAWEAAQKGYPPVRPLFWSDWSDRSLWDVEDAFYLGDALLVCPIMREGERSRTIFLPSGYWYNFWNDSIMEGGKTIELEAPLEQIPLLVKAGSILPMEEGQQLILHLYPPVKITGGAENAEGNPPTHWLRNTLAPTKSKIQNSYTLYTDAGDGYGESRLDLFYLTRHGKSLELVWEQQGNYGFPYQSVQLHVHGICLQQAWVDDQEATVQGQQLQCHFFRRVRFGCNSNQ
- a CDS encoding general stress protein, with the protein product MAIQRRKRAVGTFPNRQTAEEALSRLRDSGFPMDRVSVLAKDIDRNEQIAGATVKDKSDMSDRGDNEAQEGAGIGAVTGTALGGIGGLLVGLEALIIPGVGPFLAAGTIATTLAGAGIGAAAGGLVGALTGLGIPEEEARAYGQRVSQGEFLVIVDGSEDEINRAGSILRNQDIRDWAIYDVSGDVASADMNDIDRTTQRYTGTTTDEGVVEIVDKRNDQPR